In Deinococcus sedimenti, a single genomic region encodes these proteins:
- a CDS encoding cysteine desulfurase-like protein, with protein sequence MTTAAALTQADLRAQFPQLQSGRAYLDNAAGGLIPLRAIQAVTEHLTRYGATNAMPGHRPGAEILALKHRAREATALFMNARPEDVALAQSATALTFRLAAAFTRLWGEGDEVILSGLEHESNASPWRELERQGVTVRVWHARQPDMTLHPDDLAALLSPRTRLVAVTAASNALGVTPDIPAITAQVRAAGAWSIVDAVHAAPHAFPDVQAWGADFVTFSPYKVWAPHLGAMWLRPELRATLPWPKLEFIPQGDITGIEHGTPQFELLAGWLGTLDYLRELGGHPELTRAALEAASRRIHELEAPVMTRLVEGLLAHDLVTVYGPQGTRGRVGTVAFRVAGETPEQTTLRLTAAGVDVAAGHFYAAQPLKDLGLYPQGVVRASIAHYTTLDDIERMLAALG encoded by the coding sequence ATGACCACTGCTGCCGCTCTGACGCAGGCTGACCTGCGTGCCCAGTTTCCGCAACTCCAGTCGGGTCGCGCGTACCTCGACAACGCCGCCGGGGGCCTGATTCCGCTCCGCGCGATTCAGGCGGTCACGGAGCACCTGACGCGGTACGGGGCGACGAATGCCATGCCGGGGCACCGTCCGGGCGCGGAGATCCTGGCCCTGAAGCACCGGGCGCGGGAGGCGACGGCGCTGTTCATGAACGCGCGGCCGGAGGATGTGGCGCTGGCGCAGAGTGCCACGGCGTTGACCTTCCGGCTCGCGGCGGCGTTCACGCGGCTGTGGGGTGAGGGGGACGAGGTGATCCTGAGCGGGCTGGAGCACGAGAGCAACGCCAGCCCCTGGCGGGAACTGGAGCGGCAGGGCGTGACCGTGCGGGTGTGGCACGCGCGGCAGCCGGACATGACGCTGCACCCGGACGATCTGGCGGCGCTGCTGTCACCCCGCACGCGGCTGGTGGCGGTCACGGCGGCCAGCAACGCGCTGGGCGTCACGCCGGACATCCCGGCGATCACGGCGCAGGTGCGCGCGGCGGGCGCGTGGAGCATCGTGGACGCCGTGCACGCCGCCCCGCACGCGTTCCCGGACGTGCAGGCGTGGGGTGCGGACTTCGTTACGTTCAGCCCCTACAAGGTCTGGGCACCGCACCTGGGTGCCATGTGGTTGCGACCCGAGCTGCGCGCCACGCTGCCCTGGCCGAAACTGGAGTTCATCCCGCAGGGCGACATCACGGGGATCGAGCACGGCACCCCGCAATTCGAGCTGCTGGCTGGCTGGCTGGGCACCCTGGACTACCTGCGGGAACTGGGCGGGCACCCCGAGCTGACCCGCGCGGCGCTGGAGGCCGCCTCGCGGCGCATTCACGAGCTGGAGGCGCCGGTCATGACCCGGCTGGTCGAGGGCCTGCTAGCGCATGACCTCGTGACCGTGTACGGCCCCCAGGGCACGCGGGGCCGCGTGGGCACCGTCGCGTTCCGCGTGGCGGGAGAGACCCCCGAGCAGACCACGCTGCGCCTGACTGCCGCCGGGGTGGACGTGGCCGCCGGGCACTTCTACGCCGCGCAGCCCCTGAAGGACCTGGGCCTCTACCCGCAGGGGGTCGTGCGGGCCAGCATCGCGCACTACACGACGCTGGACGACATCGAACGGATGCTCGCTGCGCTCGGTTGA
- a CDS encoding transglycosylase domain-containing protein, translating to MTRQFTKSVLGWWNRWPRSPFVRRPEPWTLRRALRAAAAGVGLLTLGLLGLGVAGALSTGALGRVWNLRSELLPIEVQDRRGAPLGVIDHCREGNAVNAVPCRESLSVPLTGVSEAFLLAYVAKEDVRFFSHSGVDLGRLPRAVLSGAGGSTITMQLLKNSVLAGHFDYDTDRRGPLLTVARKATEFVLAPLVTWRYGRREVLAMSVNSLPWIGIGQRKGVYDASRAVFGVEPADLSLAQSAFLVGLLPAPGRYLVQEDTPPETATARFRWMRAQQLVTLNILRSHGLVSDGAYAQAVATPVQPRLWRVEYAGSGADLRVVSAARNPDYANEPEPVWAMQELVRRELRRAGVDPKRVGRVVLTIDAQAQAALTQRVQGEGATGPRAAGVAEGAAVVDVRGGGIVALASSTGGSLSSDPGRQWAASALRPVASTVKPLLYALAFGDGVTQLSAFRDEATGYAGQAIRNNSGGFLNRAVTVREANARSLNTVAVQVGTPREKALRRTLEALGYRADAGNTSSVSLGTYRAAPLDVAAAYASFANGGTRCEPHLLAEVYDRAGRPLSLPRPDCAPLWDEVVAYETFDLLTGAVSSNAGHVKFLRPTAWQRLSGRAMPLGAKSGTTDDVNDTWCAAVTPQYAMAVWIGDPDGRQSVPVNLYRDQAACREVGLLRDLAHERTSVPVPPGITTVGGVAVPLPGLNPRNPAPPAP from the coding sequence GTGACACGGCAGTTTACAAAGTCGGTGCTGGGCTGGTGGAACCGCTGGCCGCGTTCGCCGTTCGTGCGGCGGCCTGAGCCGTGGACGTTGCGGCGGGCGCTGCGGGCGGCGGCGGCGGGCGTGGGTCTGCTGACGCTGGGCCTGCTGGGGCTGGGCGTGGCGGGCGCGCTGAGTACCGGGGCGCTGGGGCGGGTGTGGAACCTGCGCTCGGAACTGCTGCCTATCGAGGTGCAGGACCGGCGGGGTGCGCCGCTGGGCGTGATCGATCACTGCCGCGAGGGGAACGCGGTGAACGCCGTGCCGTGCCGGGAGTCGCTGAGCGTGCCACTGACGGGTGTCAGTGAGGCGTTCCTGCTGGCGTACGTGGCGAAGGAGGACGTGCGCTTCTTCTCGCATTCGGGCGTGGATCTGGGGCGGCTGCCGCGCGCGGTGCTGAGTGGCGCGGGCGGCAGCACGATCACCATGCAGCTGTTGAAGAACAGCGTCCTGGCGGGGCATTTCGATTACGACACGGATCGGCGCGGGCCGCTGCTGACGGTGGCGCGCAAGGCGACGGAGTTCGTGCTGGCGCCGCTGGTGACGTGGCGGTACGGTCGGCGCGAGGTGCTGGCGATGAGCGTGAACAGCCTCCCGTGGATCGGGATCGGGCAGCGGAAGGGCGTGTACGACGCGTCCCGGGCGGTGTTCGGGGTGGAACCGGCGGACCTGTCGCTGGCGCAGAGTGCGTTCCTGGTGGGGCTGCTGCCCGCGCCGGGGCGGTATCTGGTGCAGGAGGACACGCCGCCGGAGACGGCCACGGCGCGCTTCCGCTGGATGCGCGCGCAGCAGCTGGTGACGCTGAACATCCTGCGGTCGCACGGGCTGGTGTCGGACGGGGCGTACGCGCAGGCGGTCGCCACACCCGTGCAGCCGAGGTTGTGGCGGGTGGAGTACGCGGGGTCGGGCGCGGACCTGCGGGTGGTGTCGGCGGCCCGCAACCCGGATTACGCGAACGAACCGGAGCCGGTGTGGGCCATGCAGGAACTCGTGCGGCGCGAGCTGCGGCGGGCGGGCGTGGACCCGAAGCGGGTGGGGCGCGTGGTGCTGACCATCGACGCGCAGGCGCAGGCCGCGCTCACGCAGCGGGTGCAGGGTGAGGGCGCGACCGGCCCCCGCGCGGCGGGCGTCGCCGAGGGCGCGGCGGTCGTGGATGTGCGTGGCGGGGGGATCGTGGCGCTGGCGAGCAGCACGGGCGGCAGCCTGAGCAGTGATCCGGGGCGGCAGTGGGCTGCGTCGGCGCTGCGGCCGGTGGCGAGTACGGTCAAACCTCTGCTGTACGCGCTGGCGTTCGGGGACGGCGTGACGCAGCTGAGTGCCTTCCGGGACGAGGCGACGGGGTACGCGGGTCAGGCGATCCGGAACAACTCGGGCGGGTTCCTGAACCGCGCGGTGACGGTGCGCGAGGCGAACGCCCGCAGCCTGAACACCGTGGCGGTGCAGGTCGGCACGCCCCGCGAGAAGGCGCTGCGGCGCACGCTGGAGGCGCTGGGGTACCGCGCGGACGCGGGGAACACGTCGAGCGTGTCGCTGGGCACGTACCGCGCCGCGCCATTGGACGTGGCGGCCGCCTACGCGTCGTTCGCGAATGGTGGGACGCGCTGCGAGCCGCACCTGCTGGCCGAGGTGTACGACCGCGCCGGGCGGCCCCTGTCCCTGCCTCGCCCGGACTGCGCGCCGCTGTGGGACGAGGTGGTCGCCTACGAGACGTTCGACCTGCTGACCGGCGCGGTGTCGTCGAACGCGGGGCACGTGAAGTTCCTGCGGCCCACCGCGTGGCAGCGCCTGTCTGGCAGGGCCATGCCGCTGGGCGCGAAGTCCGGCACGACCGACGACGTGAACGACACGTGGTGCGCCGCCGTGACGCCGCAGTACGCGATGGCCGTCTGGATCGGCGACCCGGACGGGCGGCAGAGTGTGCCCGTGAATCTCTACCGCGATCAGGCGGCCTGCCGTGAGGTCGGGCTGCTGCGCGACCTAGCGCACGAACGAACAAGCGTCCCGGTGCCGCCGGGCATCACGACCGTGGGTGGGGTGGCGGTGCCGCTGCCGGGCCTGAATCCCCGCAACCCCGCGCCGCCCGCCCCCTGA
- the polA gene encoding DNA polymerase I, with the protein MTSAAPDTLVLIDGHALAFRSYFALPPLTNRQGETTNAILGFLRLTLRLARQRSNQVIVVFDPPVKTFRHEQFDGYKSGRAETPADLPGQINRIREIVDAIGFPRLEEPGYEADDVIASLTRKAEGTGMQVRIVTSDRDAYQLLDDHVRVITNDFRLIGPAEVLEKYGVTVGQWVDYRALTGDASDNIPGAKGIGPKTAAKLLQEYGTLEGIYAAAKAGTLKPDGTRQKLLDSEEAVEFSHRLSCMVTDLPLDVQLGAGRLPGNPERLHELLTELDLHSIKRDVAALDGIESVLSVPDAVNDSTHRDAPHDSPEVAAVPAVPALTIQTAEWRTPAQGVIWGYRLSREDDLTAALVDAATLELDGTTGTVRTAPTTEPAEWRKAEVYAQPGGLFDNPDEPAAPLTKTQQKAAEKARKEQEKAAAKLREQFPATVDDAQFVAQRTVTAAAAKALATHLSVRGTSVEPGDDPLLMAYLLDPANTTMSAVAQRYLNVPWPDDAAGRAAITAQLLDLLPPLLDDTRRTLYDDMEKPLSAVLARMEVRGVRLDSEYLRGLSAATGARLSTLETQIHSLAGREFQIRSRDQLEAVLYDELGLASGKKTKLTGKRSTAVAALEPLRDEHPIVPALLEYRELEKLRGTYLDPLPNLVNPRTGRLHTTFAQAAVATGRLSSLNPNLQNIPIRSETGREIRKGFIADPGHCLISADYSQIELRLLAHIADDPLMQQAFQDGADIHRRTAAQVLGLNEGTITPDQRRAAKTVNFGVLYGMSAHRLSGDLGIPYADAAGFIETYFATYPGIRAYIDRTLEFGRQHGYVETLYGRRRYVPELVATNRTLREAGERLAYNMPIQGTAADIIKLAMITLERELQGTGARLLLQVHDELLLEAPEDKAEEISDTVRRIMEGAASLTVPLAVEVGVGPNWYDTK; encoded by the coding sequence ATGACCTCCGCCGCCCCCGACACTCTGGTGCTGATCGACGGCCACGCCCTGGCGTTCCGCTCGTACTTTGCCCTGCCGCCCCTCACGAACCGGCAGGGCGAAACCACCAACGCCATCCTGGGCTTCCTGCGCCTCACGCTGCGCCTCGCCCGGCAGCGCAGCAACCAGGTCATCGTGGTGTTCGACCCGCCCGTGAAGACATTCCGGCACGAGCAGTTCGACGGGTACAAGTCCGGCCGCGCCGAGACGCCCGCCGACCTGCCCGGCCAGATCAACCGCATCCGCGAGATCGTGGACGCCATCGGTTTCCCCCGCCTCGAAGAACCCGGCTACGAAGCGGACGACGTGATCGCCAGCCTGACCCGCAAGGCCGAGGGCACCGGCATGCAGGTCCGGATCGTGACCAGCGACCGCGACGCGTATCAGCTGCTCGACGACCACGTGCGCGTCATCACGAACGACTTCCGCCTGATCGGCCCCGCCGAGGTGCTGGAAAAGTACGGCGTGACCGTGGGGCAGTGGGTGGACTACCGCGCGCTGACCGGCGACGCCAGCGACAACATTCCCGGCGCGAAAGGCATCGGCCCGAAAACCGCCGCGAAACTGCTGCAGGAGTACGGCACGCTAGAAGGCATCTACGCCGCCGCGAAGGCCGGCACGCTGAAACCCGACGGGACCCGCCAGAAACTCCTCGATTCCGAGGAAGCCGTGGAGTTCAGCCACCGGCTGTCCTGCATGGTCACGGACCTCCCGCTGGACGTGCAGCTCGGCGCAGGCCGCCTGCCGGGCAACCCGGAGAGGCTGCACGAACTGCTGACCGAGCTGGACCTGCACTCGATCAAGCGGGACGTGGCGGCCCTGGACGGCATCGAGAGCGTCCTGAGCGTCCCCGACGCGGTGAACGACAGCACCCACCGCGACGCGCCGCACGACAGCCCTGAAGTCGCCGCCGTACCTGCCGTTCCGGCCCTGACCATCCAGACCGCCGAGTGGCGCACCCCCGCGCAGGGCGTCATCTGGGGCTACCGCCTGTCCCGCGAGGACGACCTGACCGCCGCCCTCGTCGACGCCGCCACCCTCGAACTCGACGGCACGACCGGCACTGTCCGCACCGCGCCCACCACCGAACCCGCCGAGTGGCGCAAAGCCGAGGTGTACGCCCAGCCCGGCGGCCTGTTCGACAACCCCGACGAACCCGCCGCGCCCCTCACCAAAACCCAGCAGAAGGCCGCCGAGAAGGCCCGAAAGGAACAGGAGAAGGCCGCCGCGAAACTCCGCGAGCAGTTCCCCGCCACGGTGGACGACGCGCAGTTCGTCGCGCAGCGCACCGTCACCGCCGCCGCCGCCAAGGCCCTCGCCACGCACCTCAGCGTGCGCGGCACCAGCGTCGAACCCGGCGACGACCCCCTCCTGATGGCGTACCTGCTCGACCCCGCCAACACCACCATGAGCGCCGTGGCCCAGCGGTACCTGAACGTCCCCTGGCCCGACGACGCCGCCGGACGCGCCGCGATCACCGCGCAACTCCTCGACCTGCTGCCGCCCCTGCTGGACGACACCCGCCGCACCCTGTACGACGACATGGAGAAACCCCTGTCCGCCGTCCTGGCCCGCATGGAAGTGCGCGGCGTCCGCCTGGACAGCGAGTACCTGCGCGGCCTGTCCGCCGCCACCGGCGCCCGCCTGAGCACCCTGGAAACCCAGATCCACTCGCTGGCCGGACGCGAATTCCAGATCCGCAGCCGCGACCAGCTCGAAGCCGTCCTGTACGACGAACTCGGCCTCGCCAGCGGCAAGAAGACCAAACTCACCGGCAAACGCAGCACCGCCGTCGCCGCCCTCGAACCCCTCCGGGATGAGCACCCCATCGTCCCCGCCCTGCTCGAATACCGCGAACTGGAAAAGTTACGCGGCACGTACCTCGACCCCCTCCCGAACCTCGTCAACCCCCGCACCGGCCGCCTGCACACCACCTTCGCACAGGCCGCCGTCGCCACCGGCCGCCTCAGCAGCCTCAACCCCAACCTGCAGAACATCCCCATCCGCAGCGAGACCGGCCGCGAAATCCGCAAGGGCTTCATCGCCGACCCCGGCCACTGCCTGATCAGCGCCGACTACTCACAGATCGAACTGCGCCTCCTGGCGCACATCGCCGACGATCCCCTCATGCAGCAGGCCTTCCAGGACGGCGCGGACATCCACCGCCGCACCGCCGCGCAGGTCCTCGGCCTGAACGAGGGCACCATCACCCCCGATCAGCGCCGCGCCGCCAAGACCGTGAACTTCGGCGTGCTGTACGGCATGAGCGCCCACCGTCTCTCGGGCGACCTCGGCATTCCCTACGCCGACGCCGCCGGATTCATCGAAACGTACTTCGCCACGTACCCCGGCATCCGCGCGTACATCGACCGCACCCTCGAATTCGGCCGCCAGCACGGCTACGTCGAAACCCTCTACGGCCGCCGCCGCTACGTCCCCGAACTCGTCGCCACCAACCGCACCCTACGCGAAGCCGGGGAACGCCTCGCGTACAACATGCCCATCCAGGGCACCGCCGCCGACATCATCAAACTCGCCATGATCACCCTGGAACGCGAACTCCAGGGCACCGGCGCCCGCCTTCTGCTCCAGGTCCACGACGAACTGCTCCTCGAAGCCCCCGAAGACAAGGCCGAGGAGATCAGCGACACCGTGCGCCGCATCATGGAAGGCGCCGCCAGCCTCACCGTGCCCCTCGCCGTCGAAGTCGGCGTCGGACCGAACTGGTACGACACGAAATAA
- a CDS encoding HAD family hydrolase — MTIRALFFDIGGVLLSNGWDREQRAVVAAQFGLDATDFNERHKLAVPELELGRMTLDEYLEQTVFCHPQTFTREEFRAAMEAQSTPHADALALARDLATRHRLYALNNEGRDLNDHRIRTYGLSDFLLAFFTSSTLELMKPNPAIYRAALTLAAVAPHEAVMIDDRAQNTEAARRVGMHAIQYKNAAQLREELAALGVR, encoded by the coding sequence ATGACCATCCGCGCCCTCTTCTTCGACATCGGCGGGGTGCTGCTCAGCAACGGCTGGGATCGCGAGCAGCGCGCCGTCGTTGCCGCGCAGTTCGGTCTGGACGCCACGGACTTCAACGAGCGGCACAAGCTGGCCGTGCCGGAGCTGGAACTGGGCCGCATGACCCTGGACGAGTACCTGGAGCAGACCGTGTTCTGCCACCCGCAGACCTTCACGCGGGAAGAGTTCCGCGCCGCGATGGAAGCGCAGAGCACCCCGCATGCGGATGCCCTAGCCCTCGCCCGCGACCTTGCCACGCGCCACCGCCTGTACGCCCTGAACAACGAGGGCCGCGACCTGAACGACCACCGCATCCGCACCTACGGCCTCAGCGACTTCCTGCTGGCGTTCTTCACGTCCTCCACGCTGGAACTCATGAAACCCAACCCCGCCATCTACCGCGCCGCCCTGACGCTGGCCGCCGTCGCCCCGCACGAGGCCGTCATGATCGACGACCGCGCCCAGAACACCGAAGCCGCCCGCCGCGTCGGTATGCACGCCATCCAATACAAGAACGCCGCGCAGCTCCGGGAGGAACTGGCGGCGCTGGGCGTGAGGTAG
- a CDS encoding VWA domain-containing protein, giving the protein MPFPMIVPALLSTLLPAPMSASTLLGLSTPPLHLTVAVDMTGSSKNPAFKYADQARLLSQSVLLNQLRSGDTLTLLRICDGVQTVADFKFQSKNGARLPKADILRYTAALTKPCTGRGSAITAGVQLAVKRAAQTKSVGDVTVLFTDGALLDDPKRASLGSAVKGFLGAKDTRLLFVAGLSPEAGAGGVSVRDSFVKALGGSSADKRVLLAGAYDLSNVYPTFAAQVKAARR; this is encoded by the coding sequence ATGCCCTTCCCAATGATCGTTCCCGCACTCCTGTCCACGCTGCTGCCCGCGCCGATGAGCGCCTCGACCCTGCTGGGCCTGTCCACGCCGCCGCTGCACCTGACGGTCGCAGTGGACATGACCGGCAGCAGCAAGAACCCGGCGTTCAAGTACGCGGATCAGGCGCGACTGCTCTCGCAGAGCGTCCTGCTGAACCAGTTGCGGTCTGGTGACACCTTGACGCTGCTGCGCATCTGCGACGGCGTGCAGACCGTCGCGGACTTCAAGTTCCAGTCGAAGAACGGCGCGCGCCTCCCGAAGGCGGACATCCTGCGGTACACGGCGGCCCTCACGAAGCCCTGCACCGGGCGGGGCAGCGCGATCACGGCGGGCGTGCAGCTGGCCGTGAAACGGGCCGCGCAGACGAAGAGCGTGGGGGACGTGACCGTGCTGTTCACCGACGGCGCTCTACTGGACGACCCGAAGCGCGCGTCGCTGGGCTCGGCGGTGAAGGGCTTCCTGGGCGCGAAGGACACCCGGCTGCTGTTCGTTGCGGGCCTGAGTCCCGAGGCAGGCGCGGGGGGCGTGTCCGTCCGGGATTCGTTCGTGAAGGCGCTGGGCGGCAGTTCCGCCGACAAGCGGGTGCTGCTGGCGGGTGCGTATGACCTGTCGAACGTGTACCCGACGTTCGCGGCGCAGGTGAAGGCGGCTCGCCGATGA
- a CDS encoding DUF2259 domain-containing protein, with product MRRLLPLLVAFGLTSLAGANERLPVTQVRFSADGTQAMAVVNGVRDGSGFGSAQVTVLDTQSGRTVHQATRTADAGPASVLNALLTTPATRAAVAPFTARPLSTPRYQRAYPVPYPRWADGIRAGQAEVTPVRLWTRPVPVRLEVLRLPAQCPYPEMLPPDERPAGFRLLVNGQEVWRDRTLPAERACATRYRLDRVDIQGNRALLTLRALTPGFEGPDAVPVFVATLLR from the coding sequence ATGCGCCGACTCCTCCCGCTTCTCGTGGCCTTCGGCCTGACCAGTCTGGCGGGCGCGAACGAACGCCTGCCCGTCACGCAGGTGCGCTTCAGCGCCGACGGTACGCAGGCCATGGCTGTCGTGAACGGGGTGCGGGACGGCAGCGGCTTCGGCAGCGCGCAGGTCACGGTGCTGGACACCCAGAGCGGCCGCACCGTCCATCAGGCGACCCGCACCGCCGACGCCGGACCGGCCAGCGTCCTGAACGCCCTGCTGACCACGCCTGCCACGCGCGCCGCCGTCGCCCCGTTCACCGCCCGACCCCTCTCGACGCCGCGCTACCAGCGGGCGTACCCGGTGCCGTACCCCCGCTGGGCGGACGGCATCCGCGCCGGGCAGGCCGAGGTGACCCCGGTGCGGCTCTGGACGCGCCCCGTGCCCGTCCGGCTGGAGGTGCTGCGCCTCCCCGCCCAGTGCCCATACCCGGAGATGCTCCCGCCCGACGAACGCCCCGCCGGGTTCCGCCTCCTCGTGAACGGTCAGGAGGTCTGGCGTGACCGCACTCTCCCCGCCGAGCGCGCCTGCGCGACCCGCTACCGCCTCGACCGCGTGGACATCCAGGGCAACAGAGCCCTGCTCACCCTGCGCGCCCTCACCCCCGGCTTCGAGGGCCCGGACGCCGTGCCGGTGTTCGTCGCTACGCTCCTCAGGTAG
- the pyrF gene encoding orotidine-5'-phosphate decarboxylase — protein MTFAQAVTDRTRALQTRLCVGLDPRLDAYRDAAHLREHTLDVLEATAPYAACVKPQLAFYEALGLDGLRILAEVCAAARTLGLPVLLDAKRGDIGSTAQAYAQGWLTGRHAGAALTVNPFLGFETLTPFVDTARANGGAVFVLVKTSNPGQADLQGGGISERVADEITRLNAQEEAEYASVGAVVGATHPGDLAAFRARMPRALLLLPGLGAQGATAAQLAPAFDPGGTGALASASRGVQYASGLDVRASVDAARDFRNALNSVLS, from the coding sequence ATGACCTTCGCGCAGGCCGTGACCGACCGCACCCGAGCCCTCCAGACCCGACTGTGCGTGGGCCTGGACCCCCGCCTGGACGCCTACCGGGACGCCGCGCACCTGCGCGAACACACCCTGGACGTGCTGGAGGCGACCGCGCCGTACGCGGCGTGCGTGAAACCGCAGCTGGCGTTCTACGAGGCGCTGGGCCTGGACGGCCTGCGCATCCTGGCGGAGGTGTGCGCGGCGGCCCGCACGCTGGGCCTCCCAGTGCTGCTGGACGCCAAACGCGGCGATATCGGCAGCACGGCTCAGGCATACGCGCAGGGCTGGCTGACCGGACGGCACGCGGGCGCGGCGCTGACCGTGAACCCCTTCCTGGGCTTCGAGACCCTCACGCCGTTCGTGGATACGGCCCGCGCGAACGGCGGGGCGGTGTTCGTCCTCGTGAAGACCAGCAACCCCGGTCAGGCGGACCTGCAGGGCGGCGGCATCAGCGAACGCGTCGCGGACGAGATCACCCGCCTGAACGCCCAGGAAGAGGCCGAGTATGCCAGTGTCGGTGCGGTCGTGGGGGCCACCCACCCCGGCGATCTGGCCGCGTTCCGCGCCCGCATGCCCCGCGCACTGCTGCTCCTGCCCGGTCTGGGCGCGCAGGGCGCGACCGCCGCGCAGCTCGCCCCGGCCTTCGATCCCGGCGGGACCGGCGCGCTCGCCAGCGCCAGCCGGGGCGTGCAGTACGCCAGCGGCCTGGACGTCCGCGCCAGCGTGGACGCCGCGCGGGACTTCCGGAACGCACTGAACAGCGTGCTGAGTTGA
- a CDS encoding VOC family protein, translated as MTTFTPAPGTSPVQGLHHVTVMASDPQRNLDFYALVLGQRLVKVTVNFDDPGTYHFYYGDQTGQPGTIMTHFPWPGAGRGERGNGEVVATAYSAPADSLDYWQERLAAHALTVTGGTRFGQPVLTFEDPDGTWVELVFEDGQTVQPWPASPVDAAHELRGFHSVTAWVRDTDAVRQLLVGQLGFTEVGSEPDAEGVRTRFRGSGDGVGLFVDAVERPGQPRGHFGAGSIHHVALRTRDDAEQEAYMTSLTGAGYRPTPVQDRQYFHSIYFREPNGVLFEIATDAPGFPDDEPVAELGKHLKLPAWFEPQRAQIEAHVPRIVSREYGVTIGQRDLGTAPDATAEPEVTPDDEGTGVQVFTAGRPLDDARVAMVLLHGRGGTARDILSLEQQFNLSAFTYLAPQAEGNTWYPLSFLAPVEQNQPHLDRALGTVDAVMGELAARGIPVERVVLGGFSQGACLALEYASRAQHKPGAVVAFSGGLITLDQDSAFPGTPVFMGVDPRDGHIPLTRFEETAAQLRARGASVDARVIPNLGHTINADELNAARAVMQEIAGAMG; from the coding sequence ATGACGACCTTCACTCCCGCTCCCGGCACCAGCCCCGTCCAGGGTCTGCACCACGTCACCGTCATGGCCAGCGACCCGCAGCGCAACCTCGACTTCTATGCGCTGGTGCTGGGGCAGCGGCTGGTGAAGGTCACCGTGAACTTCGACGATCCCGGCACGTACCACTTCTACTACGGCGACCAGACCGGGCAGCCCGGCACGATCATGACCCACTTCCCCTGGCCCGGCGCGGGGCGCGGCGAGCGTGGCAACGGCGAGGTCGTCGCCACTGCGTACAGCGCCCCCGCCGACTCGCTGGACTACTGGCAGGAGCGGCTGGCCGCGCACGCCCTGACCGTCACCGGGGGCACCCGCTTCGGGCAGCCGGTCCTGACCTTCGAGGACCCGGACGGTACCTGGGTGGAACTGGTGTTCGAGGACGGACAGACCGTGCAGCCCTGGCCCGCCTCCCCGGTGGACGCCGCGCATGAACTGCGAGGGTTCCACTCGGTGACCGCCTGGGTGCGCGACACGGACGCCGTGCGGCAGCTGCTGGTGGGCCAGCTGGGCTTCACGGAGGTCGGCAGCGAACCGGACGCCGAAGGCGTGCGCACCCGCTTCCGGGGCAGTGGGGACGGCGTGGGGCTGTTCGTGGACGCCGTGGAACGCCCCGGGCAGCCGCGCGGGCACTTCGGGGCGGGCAGCATCCACCACGTGGCGCTGCGTACCCGCGACGACGCCGAGCAGGAGGCGTACATGACCAGCCTGACCGGCGCCGGGTACCGCCCCACTCCCGTGCAGGACCGGCAGTACTTCCACTCGATCTACTTCCGTGAACCGAACGGCGTGCTGTTCGAGATCGCCACCGACGCCCCCGGCTTCCCCGACGACGAACCTGTGGCGGAACTCGGGAAGCATCTGAAACTCCCCGCGTGGTTCGAACCGCAGCGCGCACAGATCGAGGCGCACGTGCCGCGCATCGTCAGCCGCGAGTACGGCGTGACCATCGGCCAGCGCGACCTCGGCACCGCACCCGACGCTACCGCCGAACCCGAGGTGACCCCCGACGACGAGGGGACGGGCGTGCAGGTCTTCACGGCGGGCCGCCCCCTGGACGACGCGCGCGTGGCGATGGTCCTGCTGCACGGACGGGGCGGCACGGCGCGCGACATCCTCTCACTGGAACAGCAGTTCAACCTGAGTGCGTTCACGTACCTCGCCCCGCAGGCCGAGGGGAACACCTGGTACCCCCTGTCGTTCCTGGCGCCGGTCGAGCAGAACCAGCCGCACCTGGACCGCGCGCTGGGCACCGTGGACGCCGTGATGGGCGAACTGGCCGCGCGCGGCATCCCCGTCGAGCGGGTCGTGCTGGGCGGCTTCAGCCAGGGCGCGTGTCTCGCGCTGGAGTACGCCAGCCGCGCGCAGCACAAGCCCGGCGCGGTGGTGGCTTTCAGCGGCGGCCTGATCACCCTGGATCAGGACAGCGCCTTCCCCGGCACGCCTGTGTTCATGGGCGTCGATCCGCGCGACGGGCACATCCCCCTGACCCGTTTCGAGGAGACGGCCGCGCAACTCCGCGCCCGGGGGGCCAGCGTGGACGCCCGCGTTATCCCCAACCTGGGCCACACCATCAACGCGGACGAACTGAACGCCGCCCGCGCCGTCATGCAGGAGATCGCTGGCGCGATGGGTTGA